In Flavobacterium sp. WV_118_3, one DNA window encodes the following:
- a CDS encoding recombinase, with translation MNLRHKLQSKTTIGNLFDKHFENQRYVSEDSLHFLVDLVHLFRPKKPKKEVTVSIEKLLYFLEEHPDKRELLIGYLAQLFKERKFSRMLSDAAILQDADFVFEVKKRLLAKVLPYQPQKDTLQYILNQVFYLNSDGIWIKKVPMEELLRLFDLLSFRDIYVSVKEKSPLSELLNVMNLIPQRMSGRAMENDVIKMVPEYSQFESPFTAFEKELQEIIEKIRTGEQHAITSDDLLYKQLLILHKQCEEYVDKAFANSSKYGISIKVNQSLLRIRQQLYRMKILIPLLVVNKEEDKKHNTIQLALQLIKFNCYKNNVGQLINESTQLLSYEITQHTAKTGEHYITESPKEYFGMLKAALGGGFIVGILCIIKLLFSKIETSAFGHAFLYSLNYSLGFIAIYLCGFTLATKQPAMTAATIIQALEKGMKKQGKTENKHSSFAKLFARLFRSQFIAFVGNVVMAFPVSLLGIWAIDQVFDYNIAETKWPKLLGDLNPIFSPAIFHASIAGVFLFLSGIISGSISNRNKHNQVYYRIQEHPFLKMSFGVEKTKKIANWFEHNWAGIVSNGWFGVFLGSTASIGIFLGLNLDIRHITFASGNFALGLYGMNFKADLWMIGWSILGIGLIGFMNFIVSFGLSIGLAFRSRNIPLSEFRLLNKAIWIHFRKRPLSFFIPVKDKREEESVS, from the coding sequence ATGAATTTAAGACATAAGCTACAATCTAAGACAACGATAGGAAACCTGTTTGATAAACATTTTGAGAACCAGCGGTATGTCTCTGAAGATAGCTTACATTTTTTAGTGGATCTGGTACATTTGTTTCGGCCGAAAAAGCCGAAGAAAGAAGTAACGGTTTCCATCGAAAAATTGCTTTATTTTCTCGAAGAACACCCGGATAAACGCGAATTGCTGATTGGCTACCTGGCACAGTTGTTTAAAGAACGAAAATTCAGTCGGATGTTATCGGACGCTGCGATTTTACAGGATGCCGATTTTGTCTTCGAAGTCAAGAAAAGATTATTGGCTAAAGTACTACCGTATCAACCGCAAAAAGACACCCTTCAATATATCCTGAATCAGGTTTTTTATCTGAATTCAGATGGTATTTGGATCAAAAAAGTTCCAATGGAAGAATTATTGCGATTATTTGATCTGCTTTCGTTTCGGGATATCTATGTTTCGGTTAAAGAAAAATCACCATTATCCGAATTGCTTAATGTGATGAACCTGATTCCGCAGCGTATGAGCGGAAGAGCGATGGAAAATGACGTGATCAAAATGGTGCCGGAATACAGTCAGTTTGAAAGTCCGTTTACAGCTTTTGAAAAAGAGTTGCAGGAAATTATCGAAAAAATACGTACCGGAGAACAACATGCCATTACTTCCGATGATTTGTTGTATAAGCAACTGCTAATCCTGCACAAACAATGCGAAGAGTATGTCGACAAAGCTTTTGCCAACAGTTCCAAATACGGGATTTCGATTAAGGTAAACCAAAGTTTGTTACGCATTCGACAGCAATTGTACCGTATGAAAATCCTGATTCCGTTATTGGTAGTCAATAAAGAAGAAGACAAAAAACACAATACGATTCAGCTGGCATTACAACTCATTAAATTCAACTGTTATAAAAACAACGTTGGTCAGCTGATCAATGAAAGTACGCAATTGCTTTCGTATGAGATCACACAACATACGGCCAAAACGGGAGAGCATTATATTACCGAAAGTCCGAAAGAGTATTTCGGGATGCTAAAAGCTGCTTTAGGAGGAGGCTTTATTGTGGGGATATTGTGTATCATCAAATTGTTGTTTTCCAAAATAGAAACCAGTGCTTTCGGACATGCATTTCTGTATAGTTTAAACTATTCGCTTGGTTTTATTGCCATTTATCTTTGTGGCTTTACATTGGCGACCAAACAACCGGCGATGACCGCAGCGACCATCATTCAGGCCTTGGAAAAAGGGATGAAAAAACAAGGGAAAACAGAAAACAAACACAGTTCGTTTGCCAAATTATTCGCCCGTTTGTTCCGATCTCAGTTTATCGCATTCGTCGGAAATGTTGTTATGGCTTTTCCGGTTTCCTTATTGGGAATTTGGGCGATCGATCAGGTTTTCGATTACAATATTGCTGAAACAAAATGGCCCAAACTATTAGGCGATCTGAATCCGATTTTTTCACCGGCGATTTTTCACGCTTCGATAGCCGGAGTATTCCTGTTTTTATCGGGAATCATTTCCGGAAGTATTTCCAACCGAAACAAACACAATCAGGTGTATTACCGTATTCAGGAGCATCCGTTTCTGAAAATGAGTTTCGGTGTCGAAAAAACAAAAAAAATAGCCAACTGGTTTGAACACAACTGGGCCGGTATCGTTTCGAACGGCTGGTTTGGAGTTTTCCTGGGAAGTACGGCGTCGATAGGGATCTTTTTGGGGTTAAATCTGGACATTCGACACATTACATTTGCGAGTGGAAATTTTGCCTTAGGATTATACGGGATGAATTTTAAAGCCGATTTATGGATGATTGGCTGGAGTATTTTAGGAATCGGACTTATTGGTTTTATGAACTTTATTGTCAGTTTTGGTTTGTCAATCGGATTAGCGTTCCGTTCCCGAAATATACCGCTTTCGGAATTCCGACTTTTAAACAAGGCCATCTGGATTCATTTTAGAAAGCGACCGCTATCGTTTTTTATCCCGGTAAAAGACAAGCGGGAGGAAGAATCCGTTTCCTGA
- a CDS encoding CYTH domain-containing protein, with protein MQEIERKFLVKSEAFITESHHQNRIVQGYLNSDPERTVRVRIKGEKGFLTVKGIGNASGTTRLEWETEIPVSDAEMLLPLCEKGVIDKVRYEIRKGNHTFEVDVFFGANEGLIIAEVELQSENELFEKPDWLGSEVTGDKRFYNAFLSNNPYKLW; from the coding sequence ATGCAGGAAATCGAGCGAAAGTTTTTAGTCAAATCCGAGGCTTTTATTACCGAATCGCACCATCAAAACAGGATTGTTCAAGGTTATCTTAATTCGGATCCGGAACGAACCGTTCGCGTTCGTATTAAGGGCGAAAAAGGTTTTCTAACCGTTAAAGGTATCGGAAATGCTTCCGGAACGACACGCCTGGAATGGGAAACGGAAATTCCGGTTTCCGATGCCGAAATGCTCCTGCCACTCTGCGAAAAAGGTGTTATCGACAAAGTTCGTTATGAGATCCGAAAAGGAAACCACACTTTTGAGGTGGATGTTTTTTTCGGGGCCAATGAAGGACTGATTATTGCCGAAGTGGAATTGCAATCGGAAAACGAGCTCTTTGAAAAGCCGGACTGGCTCGGTTCCGAGGTTACCGGCGACAAACGGTTTTACAATGCTTTTTTAAGCAACAACCCTTATAAACTCTGGTAA
- a CDS encoding YciI family protein: protein MKMPQYTLLFLLAVLSCSSPQKTVQTPSIPARPVPETFSYQDNGTTYVMQKYFLVLLKKGPNRTQSKEDAEEIQKKHMEHLSWLHQNGKISLAGPMDKHETISGILVFNTPTLREADSLAKLDPAVKSGRLEVETMGWWAAKGSKLE from the coding sequence ATGAAAATGCCGCAGTATACGTTACTTTTTCTGCTTGCGGTTTTATCCTGTAGCAGTCCTCAGAAAACAGTTCAAACGCCATCTATTCCAGCCAGACCTGTACCGGAGACTTTTAGTTATCAAGACAATGGTACCACCTATGTGATGCAAAAATATTTCCTGGTCTTACTAAAAAAAGGTCCCAACAGAACCCAATCAAAAGAGGACGCTGAGGAAATTCAGAAAAAGCATATGGAACATCTTTCCTGGTTGCATCAAAACGGAAAAATCAGCCTTGCCGGTCCTATGGACAAACACGAAACCATTTCGGGCATTCTGGTTTTTAACACGCCTACATTACGCGAAGCCGACAGTCTTGCAAAATTGGATCCGGCGGTAAAATCCGGACGACTGGAAGTGGAAACTATGGGATGGTGGGCAGCAAAAGGAAGTAAACTCGAATAG
- a CDS encoding septal ring lytic transglycosylase RlpA family protein, which translates to MKKVIVYIVFVTLAVLLISTTTGRVFAFQADPKVKVNDTIKKDSITIQGGLKLKNYKKNVHASYYADRFNGRRTASGRKFDNAKYTAAHRNLPFGTKIKVTNVANKKAVIVEVTDRGPFSRGREIDLSKKAFMEITHGKGRGFVNVNIEVIQD; encoded by the coding sequence ATGAAAAAAGTAATAGTTTACATCGTATTTGTTACACTCGCTGTTTTGTTAATCAGTACAACAACCGGAAGGGTTTTCGCTTTTCAGGCAGATCCGAAAGTGAAAGTGAACGATACGATAAAAAAAGATTCTATCACGATTCAGGGAGGTCTTAAGCTTAAGAATTATAAAAAAAATGTACATGCATCGTATTATGCCGACCGATTTAATGGAAGAAGAACCGCAAGTGGTAGAAAATTTGACAATGCAAAATATACTGCTGCGCATAGAAATCTGCCTTTCGGAACTAAAATAAAAGTAACGAATGTAGCCAATAAAAAAGCCGTTATCGTAGAAGTAACCGATCGCGGACCATTCTCACGAGGACGGGAAATTGACCTTTCTAAAAAAGCGTTTATGGAAATCACACACGGAAAAGGCCGTGGATTTGTAAACGTAAATATTGAAGTGATTCAGGATTAA
- a CDS encoding M12 family metallo-peptidase: MKKFTLFLALLTGLTVFSQNRVAQRVAELRSQNTDFKKFSVLEASTKTPGKEIARVVNDASFAIIKEAAVNEIVSKKPNAIELNLPYHNETVTLQLYRVDLLAEGFHLDTDKGKNITYEPGVYYRGIVKGDSNSLVSFNFFKGELNGIASSSKLSNLTVGKLDKKGNKSDYIIYEDQKMNVTHDFECATDDRVEEFKNAPTTPSASPASNKCVTVYFEIDYNLYQSNGSNTTTTSNWMTSVFNNVQTLYNNDGITTALKSVYIWTSQDPYEGVGNSSGDYLAKFNAVRPVFDGDVGQLVGIDPGGLGGVAVTIGGLCTANNYCYSDVNFSYSTVPTYSWTVQVVTHELGHLLGSRHTHACVWNGNNTAIDNCAPAALGATSEGYSCMTNPPTIPSSSTKGTIMSYCHLVSGIGISFNNGFGSQPSAAIINHVDSRTCLSTDCISTCINTVTDINSTMGAGNTSAVITWSDAGSATSWQIVVFPYSGTAGQYTTVNANSFTAQNLTPNTYYRVRIRPVCGFGMTALSRDFILLTGADYCNGIQLTDTGGTFGQYGNNQVFVRTLIPNLANNKVKLTFTAFRLEDGYDFLYIYNGSSTEAPLVGGAGLTGLTLPAPIESTAADGALTMKFVSDGGVTEAGWVATTSCTPSLGLEDAVYMDYSYYPNPVNGFVNITSKDAITAIQVFNVQGQLLYNSQLNDLATKVDMTAYATGTYLFKMKINNQTVNFKVVKL; this comes from the coding sequence ATGAAAAAATTTACACTTTTTTTAGCCCTTTTAACCGGGCTGACTGTGTTTTCGCAAAACAGGGTCGCCCAAAGGGTCGCCGAGTTACGCTCACAGAACACAGACTTTAAAAAATTTTCAGTATTAGAAGCGTCGACTAAAACTCCAGGTAAAGAAATTGCCAGAGTTGTAAACGACGCTTCTTTTGCTATTATAAAAGAAGCTGCTGTCAATGAAATCGTGTCCAAAAAACCCAACGCGATCGAATTGAATCTACCGTACCATAACGAAACGGTAACACTACAACTTTATCGAGTAGACTTGTTAGCAGAAGGTTTTCATCTGGATACCGATAAAGGAAAAAACATCACTTACGAACCAGGAGTGTATTACCGTGGTATCGTGAAAGGTGACTCTAACTCCTTGGTGTCTTTTAACTTTTTTAAAGGAGAACTGAATGGAATTGCTTCTAGTTCAAAATTAAGCAATTTGACAGTAGGTAAATTGGACAAAAAAGGAAACAAATCAGACTACATCATCTATGAAGATCAAAAGATGAATGTAACCCACGATTTTGAATGTGCTACGGATGATAGAGTTGAAGAGTTTAAAAACGCTCCAACAACTCCATCAGCAAGTCCGGCCAGTAATAAATGTGTAACAGTTTATTTTGAAATCGATTATAATTTATACCAATCAAACGGAAGTAATACAACGACAACTTCCAACTGGATGACTTCGGTTTTTAATAATGTACAGACCTTATATAATAACGATGGAATTACGACAGCATTAAAATCGGTATACATCTGGACCTCACAAGATCCATATGAAGGTGTAGGTAACAGTTCTGGTGATTACCTGGCAAAATTTAATGCAGTACGACCTGTTTTTGACGGTGATGTAGGACAATTGGTGGGAATCGACCCAGGAGGATTAGGTGGAGTGGCAGTAACAATCGGAGGATTGTGTACCGCGAATAACTACTGTTATTCAGACGTGAATTTTAGCTATAGTACTGTACCAACCTATTCTTGGACGGTTCAGGTAGTTACACACGAATTAGGGCACTTACTAGGTTCAAGACATACGCATGCTTGTGTATGGAATGGAAACAATACTGCTATTGATAACTGTGCGCCGGCAGCTTTAGGAGCAACATCCGAAGGATATAGCTGTATGACCAATCCGCCAACTATTCCTTCTTCTAGTACAAAAGGGACTATTATGAGTTATTGTCACTTAGTGAGTGGTATCGGAATTAGTTTTAACAATGGATTCGGATCACAGCCTTCAGCGGCGATTATAAACCATGTTGATTCCAGAACTTGTTTAAGTACGGATTGTATCAGTACTTGTATTAATACGGTTACGGATATTAATTCGACTATGGGTGCCGGAAATACATCGGCTGTGATTACCTGGTCGGATGCAGGAAGTGCTACCTCATGGCAAATTGTTGTGTTCCCGTATTCAGGAACGGCAGGTCAGTATACTACGGTAAATGCCAACTCATTTACGGCACAAAATTTAACACCAAATACGTATTACAGAGTGCGAATCCGTCCGGTTTGTGGCTTTGGAATGACCGCATTGTCCAGAGATTTTATATTATTGACTGGAGCAGATTACTGTAACGGAATTCAATTGACCGATACGGGTGGAACATTTGGACAATATGGTAACAATCAGGTGTTTGTTAGAACGCTTATTCCAAATCTGGCAAACAATAAAGTAAAACTAACCTTTACTGCTTTCAGACTGGAAGATGGTTATGATTTCTTATATATCTACAACGGATCAAGTACAGAAGCACCATTAGTAGGCGGAGCTGGTTTAACCGGATTAACGTTACCGGCACCAATCGAATCGACTGCTGCAGACGGTGCTTTAACTATGAAATTCGTTTCTGACGGAGGTGTAACCGAAGCAGGATGGGTGGCAACAACCTCTTGTACGCCTTCTTTAGGATTGGAAGATGCTGTGTATATGGATTATTCGTATTACCCGAACCCGGTTAACGGTTTTGTAAATATTACATCAAAAGATGCAATAACAGCAATTCAGGTATTTAATGTTCAGGGACAATTGTTATATAACAGTCAGTTGAACGACCTGGCAACAAAAGTAGACATGACAGCCTATGCGACCGGAACCTATCTTTTCAAAATGAAAATCAACAACCAGACCGTTAATTTTAAAGTTGTTAAATTATAA
- a CDS encoding aspartate kinase — protein MKTISSVVEHYIKTKPFLLNGLSQGIINLTSLARVMMPELEQELGKNIKQGAVVMALKRLSEELGFRMNHKLDKVLKNLGEITVRSSLTDYNFAITPKVLSCQSDLIAEINNYTDIFYTSSRGVNETNIIVSDSLNHLVEKYFAEEKWAHKTENLASITVKLPKDNLSVPGLFYYVFQRLAWEGVNICEVVSTNYEFTIIVSDDQVDIAFKAIKDLKSL, from the coding sequence ATGAAAACTATTTCCTCTGTAGTTGAACATTACATTAAAACGAAACCCTTTTTGCTCAATGGCCTCTCCCAGGGTATTATTAATCTGACCTCCTTGGCAAGAGTAATGATGCCGGAATTAGAGCAGGAATTAGGGAAAAACATTAAACAAGGAGCAGTCGTAATGGCTCTGAAACGATTATCGGAAGAACTTGGTTTCCGGATGAACCACAAACTGGATAAAGTTCTGAAGAATCTGGGAGAAATTACTGTACGTTCCTCATTGACGGATTATAATTTCGCAATTACTCCCAAAGTATTGAGTTGTCAATCGGATTTAATCGCAGAAATTAATAACTATACAGATATATTCTATACTTCTTCGCGAGGGGTAAATGAAACCAATATCATTGTAAGTGATTCCCTAAACCACTTAGTAGAGAAATACTTTGCAGAAGAAAAATGGGCTCATAAAACCGAAAACCTTGCTTCGATTACGGTAAAGCTACCTAAAGATAACCTTTCTGTACCGGGATTGTTTTACTATGTATTTCAACGTTTGGCATGGGAAGGTGTGAATATTTGCGAAGTAGTTTCCACAAATTACGAATTCACCATTATTGTTAGCGATGATCAAGTAGATATTGCTTTCAAAGCTATTAAAGATCTTAAAAGTTTGTAG
- a CDS encoding YraN family protein: MARHNELGKEGESRAVAFLIQNGYEILERNWIFCKAEIDIIAKKGTTLVVVEVKTRSKLEYGLPQEFVKSKKIQLLVKAVNEYVILRDIECDVRFDIIAIHKQGAVFDIKHYPDAFYYF; this comes from the coding sequence ATGGCACGTCATAATGAACTTGGAAAAGAAGGAGAATCGCGTGCAGTAGCATTTTTGATACAGAACGGCTACGAAATTCTGGAGCGAAACTGGATATTTTGTAAAGCCGAGATTGACATAATTGCAAAAAAAGGTACAACTTTAGTAGTTGTAGAAGTTAAAACTCGTTCTAAATTAGAGTATGGATTACCACAAGAATTTGTGAAATCGAAGAAAATTCAGCTTTTAGTGAAAGCTGTTAATGAATATGTAATACTAAGGGACATCGAATGTGACGTCCGTTTTGATATAATTGCTATTCACAAACAGGGAGCTGTTTTTGATATTAAGCATTATCCTGATGCATTTTATTATTTCTAA
- a CDS encoding LD-carboxypeptidase, with product MKIPSYLKKGDTVAIVCTARKFFPEDAEPAIALLKSWGLEVKLGRTIGLDSCQLGGTDRERIDDFQQMMDDDNIKAIWCARGGYGTVRIIDGLDFTKFKKHPKWIIGFSDVTVLHSHVHNMKVATLHSIMPFTVPRTEEISKETLRKALFGEKIRYEVPAKGYEIKGKATGQLVGGNLSILYSLLGSKSSIDTKDKILFIEDLDEYLYHIDRMLYNLKRNGYFDGLKGLVVGGMTDMHDNEIPFGQNEVGIITSIAKEYNIPVCFYFPAGHVKDNRALILGATVNFEITDDQVVLEFQ from the coding sequence ATGAAAATTCCATCCTATTTAAAAAAAGGTGATACCGTAGCCATTGTTTGTACCGCAAGAAAATTTTTTCCAGAAGATGCCGAACCCGCCATAGCATTGTTAAAATCGTGGGGATTGGAAGTCAAATTAGGGCGTACGATAGGATTGGATAGTTGTCAGTTGGGCGGTACGGATCGCGAGCGTATCGATGATTTTCAGCAGATGATGGACGATGATAATATCAAAGCGATATGGTGTGCCCGAGGTGGTTATGGAACGGTTCGCATTATAGACGGATTGGATTTTACGAAGTTTAAAAAACATCCAAAATGGATCATTGGATTTAGTGATGTTACCGTTTTGCATAGTCATGTCCATAATATGAAAGTGGCAACCCTGCATAGTATCATGCCGTTTACGGTGCCACGAACGGAAGAAATTTCTAAAGAAACCTTACGTAAAGCGCTATTTGGAGAGAAAATCCGATATGAAGTTCCGGCGAAAGGATATGAAATTAAAGGAAAAGCAACAGGACAATTGGTAGGAGGTAACCTTTCTATATTATACAGTTTGTTAGGATCAAAATCCTCAATTGATACAAAAGATAAGATATTATTTATAGAAGATCTGGACGAATATTTATATCATATAGATCGAATGCTGTATAATTTAAAAAGAAATGGTTATTTTGACGGACTAAAAGGACTTGTAGTAGGAGGGATGACAGATATGCATGATAACGAAATTCCTTTTGGGCAAAATGAAGTAGGTATTATCACTTCCATCGCAAAAGAATATAATATTCCGGTATGTTTTTACTTTCCGGCCGGACATGTTAAAGATAATCGGGCACTAATTTTAGGGGCTACGGTTAATTTTGAAATAACCGACGATCAAGTTGTGTTAGAATTCCAATAA
- the metG gene encoding methionine--tRNA ligase: protein MIQNPKRYTITAALPYTNGPIHIGHLAGVYVPADIYARFLRQQGKDVAFICGSDEHGVAISMKAKKEGITPQEVIDKYNGIIKQSFADFGISFDNYSRTSAKIHHDTASDFFRKLYDNGKFIEEVTEQLYDEKAQQFLADRFVTGTCPKCGNEDAYGDQCEKCGTSLNATDLINPKSTITGTKPILKSTKHWFLPLDQYDAFLREWILEGHKNDWKPNVFGQVKSWLDDGLKPRAVTRDLDWGIPVPVVGAEGKVLYVWFDAPIGYISSTKEWAEREGKDWKPYWKDQDTKLVHFIGKDNIVFHCVIFPAMLKAEGSYILPDNVPANEFLNLEGNKLSTSKNWAVWLHEYLIDFPEKQDVLRYALTSNAPETKDNDFTWKDFQARNNNELVAIFGNFINRVVVLSNKYYDGIIPQPNELTEADEAALTELKAYPAVISSSIERYRFREALGELMNVARLGNKYLADEEPWKIVKENPERVKTQMYVALQIAAALSVLAEPFLPFTAQKLKSILKIDNAFGWNDIAQNSDLVPAGHQIGQAELLFAKIEDEEIQKQIDRLEATKVANKAENQVVTPQKEVATFDDFAKLDLRVGTIVSAEKMPKANKLLVLKVDTGIDVRTIVSGIAEHFAPEAIIGKRVTVLANLAPRALRGVESEGMILMTENAEGKLVFVNPDTDGVKNGATIN from the coding sequence ATGATACAAAATCCTAAAAGATATACCATTACAGCTGCTTTACCGTATACGAACGGTCCGATTCATATTGGCCACTTAGCTGGAGTATATGTCCCGGCTGATATCTATGCGCGTTTTTTACGTCAGCAAGGTAAAGATGTAGCTTTTATTTGTGGAAGTGACGAACATGGTGTGGCCATTTCGATGAAAGCAAAAAAAGAGGGCATTACACCTCAGGAAGTTATCGATAAATATAACGGGATTATTAAACAATCTTTTGCTGATTTCGGAATCTCTTTTGACAATTATTCCAGAACTTCAGCTAAAATACACCACGATACCGCTTCTGATTTTTTCAGAAAATTATACGACAACGGTAAATTTATCGAAGAAGTTACCGAACAATTATACGACGAAAAAGCCCAACAATTCCTGGCCGATCGTTTTGTGACCGGAACTTGTCCAAAATGTGGCAATGAAGATGCCTATGGCGATCAATGTGAAAAATGTGGCACGTCTTTAAACGCAACCGATTTAATCAATCCAAAATCAACCATAACCGGGACAAAACCAATCTTAAAATCAACCAAACACTGGTTCCTGCCATTAGATCAATATGATGCGTTTTTAAGAGAATGGATTTTGGAAGGTCATAAAAACGACTGGAAACCGAATGTTTTCGGACAGGTAAAATCATGGCTGGACGACGGTTTAAAACCGCGTGCCGTTACGCGTGATCTGGACTGGGGAATTCCGGTTCCGGTTGTAGGTGCCGAAGGAAAAGTACTATATGTATGGTTTGACGCACCTATTGGCTATATTTCATCCACAAAAGAATGGGCCGAAAGAGAAGGAAAAGACTGGAAACCGTACTGGAAAGACCAGGATACCAAACTGGTGCATTTTATCGGAAAAGACAACATCGTTTTCCACTGTGTGATTTTCCCGGCGATGTTAAAAGCCGAAGGCAGTTATATTCTACCGGACAATGTTCCGGCCAATGAGTTCCTGAATCTGGAAGGTAACAAACTGTCGACATCCAAAAACTGGGCGGTATGGTTACACGAATACCTTATCGATTTCCCGGAAAAACAGGACGTATTGCGTTATGCTTTAACCTCCAATGCTCCGGAAACCAAAGACAATGATTTTACCTGGAAAGATTTTCAGGCACGTAATAATAATGAGCTGGTTGCTATTTTCGGAAACTTTATCAACCGTGTAGTGGTATTAAGCAACAAATACTACGACGGTATCATTCCGCAACCTAACGAACTAACCGAAGCAGACGAAGCGGCTTTAACCGAATTAAAAGCCTATCCGGCGGTTATTTCGAGTTCAATTGAGCGCTACCGTTTCCGCGAAGCTTTAGGTGAATTGATGAATGTGGCGCGTTTAGGAAACAAATACCTGGCCGATGAAGAACCGTGGAAAATTGTAAAAGAAAATCCGGAAAGAGTAAAAACGCAAATGTATGTAGCCTTACAGATTGCTGCGGCATTGAGCGTTTTAGCCGAACCGTTCCTTCCGTTTACCGCTCAGAAATTAAAATCAATTTTAAAAATTGACAATGCTTTCGGATGGAATGATATCGCTCAAAATTCCGATTTAGTACCGGCAGGTCATCAGATCGGACAAGCGGAATTGCTATTCGCTAAAATTGAGGATGAAGAAATTCAAAAACAAATCGACCGCCTAGAGGCTACAAAAGTGGCCAATAAAGCCGAAAATCAAGTGGTAACACCACAAAAAGAAGTGGCTACTTTTGACGATTTCGCCAAATTGGATTTACGTGTAGGAACCATTGTTTCGGCCGAAAAAATGCCAAAAGCAAACAAATTACTGGTACTTAAAGTCGACACCGGAATTGATGTTCGTACGATCGTTTCGGGTATTGCCGAGCATTTTGCACCGGAAGCTATTATCGGAAAAAGAGTGACCGTTTTAGCCAATCTGGCACCAAGAGCCTTACGTGGTGTCGAAAGCGAAGGAATGATCCTGATGACGGAAAATGCCGAAGGTAAGCTGGTTTTTGTAAACCCGGATACCGATGGTGTGAAAAACGGAGCGACGATTAACTAA
- a CDS encoding HAD family hydrolase: MALKVIAFDADDTLWVNEPYFEETEKKFCGLMEDYLSHQGLSQELFKIEIQNLPAYGYGIKGYILSMIEAALKISNNTIDVAIIGRIIELGKELLEKPIELLDGVEETLDALKGKYRLVVATKGDLKDQHRKLHDSGLGAYFHHIEVMSDKQPLDYQKLVSRLDLKPEEFFMIGNSLKSDVLPVLEIGGHAVHVPFHTTWAHERIDHKVEHPNFRTIEKLTDILPLLVS; this comes from the coding sequence ATGGCACTAAAAGTTATAGCCTTTGATGCAGATGATACCCTTTGGGTAAATGAGCCTTATTTTGAAGAAACCGAAAAAAAATTCTGCGGTCTGATGGAAGATTATTTATCCCATCAGGGATTGTCGCAGGAGTTATTCAAAATTGAAATCCAGAATTTACCAGCCTATGGTTACGGTATCAAAGGTTATATTCTTTCGATGATCGAAGCGGCCTTAAAAATCTCAAATAATACCATCGATGTGGCCATCATTGGCCGAATCATCGAATTGGGAAAAGAATTACTGGAAAAACCAATCGAGTTACTCGATGGTGTTGAGGAAACACTCGATGCTTTAAAAGGAAAATACCGTTTAGTGGTTGCTACTAAAGGCGATCTGAAAGACCAGCATCGCAAATTACACGATTCCGGACTCGGGGCTTATTTTCACCATATTGAAGTAATGTCCGATAAACAGCCTTTGGATTACCAAAAACTGGTAAGCCGTTTGGATCTAAAACCGGAGGAGTTTTTTATGATTGGAAATTCGTTGAAATCGGATGTATTACCGGTATTGGAAATTGGTGGTCATGCCGTACACGTGCCGTTCCACACCACCTGGGCGCACGAACGTATCGATCATAAAGTGGAACATCCCAACTTTAGAACCATTGAAAAATTAACCGATATCCTACCACTTTTAGTATCGTGA